One Edaphobacter flagellatus genomic region harbors:
- a CDS encoding Fe2+-dependent dioxygenase, which yields MLITIANVLSVDDAAQMRAKLDAAAWVDGKTTAGYQAQRVKDNQQLQEGSPLAVELGDIVLKGLARSPVFMSAALPLRVFPPMFNRYTGGGHFGTHVDTAIRQVVTTAQRIRTDVSATLFLTPPEEYDGGELIVEDTYGEHSVKLPAGHMVLYPATSLHRVEPVTRGARVSSFFWIQSMIRSDGDRTMLFDMDQAIQKLAVELPGSPIGVQLTGVYHNLLRRWAEM from the coding sequence ATGCTGATCACGATTGCGAATGTATTAAGTGTTGACGATGCGGCGCAGATGCGAGCAAAGCTGGATGCTGCTGCATGGGTTGATGGGAAGACGACGGCGGGTTATCAAGCGCAGCGTGTGAAGGACAATCAGCAGTTACAGGAGGGTTCTCCTCTGGCGGTGGAGCTGGGCGACATTGTGTTGAAGGGGCTGGCTCGTTCGCCTGTGTTCATGTCGGCGGCGTTGCCGCTGCGCGTGTTCCCGCCGATGTTCAATCGCTACACGGGCGGCGGACACTTTGGCACCCATGTGGATACGGCGATCCGACAGGTTGTGACAACCGCACAGCGAATTCGTACCGATGTGTCGGCGACACTATTTCTGACTCCTCCGGAGGAGTATGACGGCGGCGAGCTGATTGTCGAGGATACGTATGGTGAGCATAGTGTGAAGCTGCCTGCCGGGCACATGGTGCTGTATCCGGCGACGAGCCTGCATCGCGTGGAGCCGGTGACGCGCGGCGCGAGGGTATCTAGCTTTTTCTGGATTCAGAGCATGATTCGCAGCGACGGCGATCGCACGATGCTCTTCGACATGGACCAGGCGATCCAGAAGCTTGCCGTTGAGCTGCCGGGAAGCCCGATTGGCGTGCAGCTAACAGGGGTGTATCACAATCTGCTGCGTCGCTGGGCCGAGATGTAG
- a CDS encoding TonB-dependent siderophore receptor: MKRDARSNELRRRFTGSRSWLAVGTLAAYAVMGSTRQALAAIKSEGAPGAGEPPAANLPVKKFNIAAGGLDDGIKAYEQQTGMHVKVVIPHETLAGFQTKGVTGLFPEEEGMRQLLDGTGLSYRVQNASTLIVGLQAKESVDVSTSANSIGLAQFTEPLLDTPQTVNVVPQFIMQEQAATTLRDGLRNVPGISVAAGEAGAQGDNLTIRGFSARNDMFIDGIRDFGSYYRDAFNYESIQVLQGPASVEFGRGSTGGVVNQESKFPQDQEFVRGGLQLGTNAMRRLTADVNEPLNDFIPGAAFRMNLMGEQTNVAERDYAQTQRFGVAPVISFGMRGATRGSIAYLHEGENSTPDYGLPYFGAQTAKVSRRNFYGYASDSYLKTTPDVVTGKIEHDFANGLLVRSTLRWGNYPRDIRIVEPQINTTPTLAVANGVGVATCSPIAGTPCFNVNTPLSGVSVRRAIIARNSTEDILWEQTQAIGHLKIGKIDNNFVVTVEGGRERSRPQSITYATNIYASALNPNARDILPAPQSVGARTYVTSNAYGVSGMDTLKLTQWLQLSGGIRFDYFSTSVDAGASQLIKQPTYRGAVVVKPAHNGSIYFDYGTSFNPSAESLSLSANNALQAPQENETYEAGTKWDLFHDRLNLNGAYFRTNKSNVYETDPNNTLNVLNVGNQRVQGFQVGVLGHMAGHFDLIMGYAYLNGIVTNSVLNASPFGALYKPNDPVFSLYPYFISPNNFPLANVPRNSGNLWVTHNLPWRFVGGFGGNFVGPRRASSTAMIAVPQGNVMPVSQIPLAFKSINGYWTFNMMLRRPISDRLEFQANLINLTNKFYIDQPHPNHLIPGEGFNAQFGINAHF; encoded by the coding sequence ATGAAGCGAGACGCAAGAAGCAATGAGTTGAGGCGCAGGTTTACCGGTTCTCGCAGCTGGCTGGCGGTGGGAACACTGGCTGCGTATGCGGTGATGGGCTCGACCAGACAGGCGTTGGCGGCGATCAAGAGTGAGGGTGCGCCGGGTGCGGGCGAGCCTCCTGCGGCAAATCTGCCAGTGAAGAAGTTCAACATTGCAGCTGGTGGTCTGGATGACGGCATTAAAGCATATGAGCAGCAGACGGGCATGCATGTGAAGGTTGTGATTCCGCATGAAACGTTGGCTGGGTTCCAGACAAAAGGGGTCACGGGGCTGTTTCCTGAAGAAGAGGGCATGCGCCAGTTGCTGGATGGGACAGGGTTGAGCTATCGCGTGCAGAATGCATCGACACTGATTGTGGGGCTGCAGGCTAAGGAGTCGGTGGATGTGTCGACGTCGGCGAATTCGATTGGACTGGCGCAGTTTACCGAACCGTTGCTGGATACACCGCAGACGGTGAATGTGGTTCCACAGTTCATCATGCAGGAGCAGGCGGCGACGACGCTGCGCGATGGGCTGCGGAATGTGCCGGGTATTTCGGTTGCTGCGGGTGAGGCGGGAGCGCAGGGCGACAACCTGACGATTCGCGGATTTTCGGCACGCAACGATATGTTCATCGATGGCATTCGCGACTTTGGTTCGTACTACCGCGACGCGTTCAACTACGAGTCGATTCAAGTGTTGCAGGGTCCGGCGAGTGTAGAGTTCGGACGCGGATCGACGGGCGGGGTGGTGAATCAGGAGTCGAAGTTTCCGCAGGATCAGGAGTTTGTGCGCGGCGGTCTGCAACTGGGAACAAACGCGATGCGGCGGCTGACGGCGGATGTGAATGAGCCGCTGAACGACTTTATTCCAGGGGCGGCGTTCCGCATGAACCTGATGGGTGAGCAGACGAACGTTGCGGAGAGAGACTACGCGCAGACGCAGCGGTTCGGCGTGGCTCCGGTGATTTCGTTTGGCATGCGTGGAGCGACGCGTGGTTCGATTGCGTATCTGCATGAGGGCGAGAACAGCACGCCGGATTATGGTCTGCCGTACTTTGGCGCGCAAACGGCGAAGGTCAGCCGGCGGAATTTTTATGGCTATGCATCGGATAGCTATCTGAAGACGACTCCGGACGTTGTGACGGGGAAGATCGAGCATGATTTTGCGAACGGGTTATTGGTGCGCTCGACGCTGCGGTGGGGAAACTATCCGCGCGACATACGGATTGTCGAGCCGCAAATCAACACGACGCCGACACTGGCAGTGGCGAATGGTGTTGGTGTGGCGACGTGCTCCCCGATTGCAGGCACGCCGTGCTTCAACGTCAATACGCCGCTTAGCGGTGTATCGGTGAGACGTGCCATTATCGCGCGCAATTCGACGGAAGACATTCTGTGGGAGCAGACGCAGGCGATCGGGCATTTGAAGATTGGAAAGATCGATAACAACTTTGTGGTGACGGTAGAGGGTGGACGCGAGCGTTCGCGTCCGCAATCGATCACGTATGCGACGAATATTTATGCTTCGGCGCTGAATCCGAATGCGCGAGATATTCTGCCGGCACCTCAGTCGGTGGGTGCGCGTACCTATGTGACGTCGAACGCGTATGGCGTTTCGGGAATGGATACGCTGAAGCTGACGCAGTGGCTGCAGCTTTCGGGAGGCATTCGGTTCGACTACTTCTCTACGTCTGTGGATGCGGGGGCCTCGCAGCTGATCAAACAGCCGACGTATCGCGGTGCGGTTGTGGTGAAGCCTGCGCACAACGGCAGCATTTATTTCGATTACGGCACGTCGTTCAATCCATCTGCTGAATCGCTCTCGCTGAGTGCCAACAATGCGCTGCAGGCTCCACAGGAAAACGAGACATACGAGGCGGGTACAAAGTGGGATCTGTTCCACGACAGGCTCAACCTGAATGGCGCCTATTTCCGTACGAACAAGTCAAACGTGTATGAGACAGACCCGAACAACACGCTCAACGTTTTGAATGTTGGCAACCAACGGGTGCAGGGGTTTCAGGTAGGCGTGCTAGGACACATGGCTGGGCATTTCGACCTGATCATGGGCTATGCGTACCTGAACGGTATTGTGACGAATAGCGTGCTGAATGCTTCTCCGTTCGGCGCGCTGTATAAACCGAATGATCCGGTGTTTAGTCTGTATCCCTACTTTATTTCGCCGAATAATTTTCCGCTGGCGAATGTGCCGAGGAACTCGGGAAATCTGTGGGTGACGCATAATCTGCCGTGGCGATTTGTCGGCGGATTCGGCGGTAACTTTGTTGGGCCTCGCCGCGCCAGCTCGACGGCAATGATTGCGGTGCCTCAGGGAAACGTGATGCCGGTTTCGCAGATACCACTGGCGTTCAAGTCGATCAATGGATACTGGACGTTCAACATGATGCTGCGGAGGCCGATCAGCGACAGGCTGGAGTTTCAGGCAAACCTGATCAACCTGACGAACAAGTTTTATATCGACCAGCCACATCCGAATCACCTGATTCCTGGAGAGGGCTTCAACGCGCAGTTTGGAATCAACGCGCATTTTTAG
- a CDS encoding Ig-like domain repeat protein — MQSSKLCSSAIKLLCLVLFLTIGYARATTIRVPADQPTIQAGIDVASNGDTVLVAPGTYYENIDFKGKAITVTSSDGAAKTIIDGSNGGSVVKFTNKELRSSIISNFTLRNGSFSVGAGSTAGVLIGSSAPTVLNNIITSNVCSGIDVEFAAPLIQGNVISNTTSGNLPGQSCGVVGVVGVLLGGRYFIQPNLYPVVIGNTIESNRVGGGIEIWAADNTTIQGNIIRNNNNVSNYESGGITLYNSDAVSIIENLIYGNSSAAPALQGGAGIKLLPPGQSLGPFLAFIVNNTITGNFSSQSSPSATVSQVYLEGNLAQYVVVNNIINGANSGPAMVCGTAYNYLSLTPLVFDHNDIYNSQGPAYGGACPDQSGSYGNISAAPLFASPASGDYHVLQGSPTIDAGNNSSPLLPSKDFDKNPRLADSTGKGYPIVDMGAYEFAGQQNANPTLLTLTPSTYETYGGGSLTLTAKLTSANGTPTGPVTFFEDDTRIGAGLIDTTGTVTFAVQGLVPGAHAFLATYAGESSFTAAVSVKFYVLIDKYIPTLKLTSSANPALLNQPVTLTITATSPDNIVLSPITLTDGQTTLTTLTPNSNGVATFTTSAFTLGTHYLNASYAGDTAHAAANAFLNQVIANGYTTPSTLTSSLNPATIGQSVTFTDTVTFNGSATTSAPGTITFYDNNGTTLLGSQAITAQPNSTATATFTTSTLAIGTHNISAVLSSANAYASTATLNQVILGVPTTTALAASPNPTDALQPVTLNATVSSAVTTPAFTGSVTFYDGSTALSSAPVDSAGHATYTTSSLAGGNHLLHAVYNGDTTFASSTSFNVSETIRFLPSTTALTISPTPSVAFQIFTMTAQVSPLSSSPSNAPGCNCTVTFTANALPANLPSVVTVPVNNGLATYPFVLPVGTYTFTASFNGSTVFAPSNSAPVQQIVVPAATTTSLTASPNPVVQNKTLTLTAVIAAPASADLIGNIINFYDGTALLSTAPLNTKPLSNTATVTASTNTLTAGTHIITAAFAGNSNFLPSVSAPVTVTVTPQDFALAVSNPTMTIQTEHHLATRVTLTSIGAFADKISLACANLPPHASCTFDPASLQLLPNGTATANLIVDTDDVHGFRSSLSPQPRPGAHPLNPIAFGFLLPTGFLALPLLSRRRRPLPHLLLLIGAIVAATLSLTGCDGLYPASTAPGIYTIQVTAAGATSGLSHSTSIQITVTK; from the coding sequence ATGCAATCCTCTAAGCTCTGCTCCTCTGCCATTAAGCTCCTCTGCCTCGTTCTCTTTCTCACCATAGGCTACGCGCGCGCCACCACGATCCGGGTACCCGCCGACCAGCCGACGATTCAGGCCGGCATCGACGTCGCCTCGAACGGCGACACCGTCCTCGTTGCACCCGGGACCTATTACGAGAACATCGACTTCAAAGGCAAAGCCATCACCGTCACCAGCTCCGATGGAGCAGCGAAGACCATCATTGATGGCAGCAATGGCGGCTCTGTGGTTAAGTTCACGAATAAAGAGCTTCGCTCCAGCATCATCTCGAACTTCACCCTGCGTAACGGCAGCTTCTCTGTGGGGGCCGGCAGCACGGCAGGAGTTCTCATCGGAAGCTCTGCGCCAACAGTTCTCAACAACATCATCACATCGAACGTCTGCAGCGGCATCGACGTCGAATTCGCCGCTCCTCTGATTCAGGGCAACGTGATCAGCAACACAACAAGCGGCAACTTGCCAGGACAAAGCTGTGGTGTGGTCGGAGTCGTAGGGGTTTTGCTTGGCGGACGCTACTTCATACAACCCAACCTCTACCCTGTAGTGATCGGAAACACCATCGAGTCCAATCGCGTCGGCGGCGGAATTGAGATCTGGGCCGCCGATAACACGACGATCCAAGGCAATATCATCCGCAACAACAACAACGTTTCCAACTACGAATCAGGCGGTATCACTCTATATAACTCAGACGCCGTCTCAATCATCGAGAACCTGATTTACGGTAACTCTTCAGCCGCTCCTGCATTGCAGGGTGGTGCAGGAATCAAGCTCCTGCCCCCAGGGCAAAGTCTTGGCCCCTTTCTCGCCTTCATTGTTAACAACACCATTACAGGGAACTTCTCATCGCAGAGCTCCCCGAGCGCGACCGTTTCGCAGGTTTATCTCGAAGGCAATCTAGCGCAATATGTGGTCGTCAACAACATCATCAATGGAGCCAACTCCGGACCTGCCATGGTCTGCGGTACTGCTTACAACTATCTCAGCCTCACTCCACTCGTCTTCGACCACAACGACATCTACAACTCGCAAGGTCCAGCTTATGGCGGAGCCTGCCCCGACCAGTCGGGCAGCTACGGCAATATCTCCGCCGCTCCACTCTTCGCTAGCCCAGCATCTGGCGATTACCACGTCCTTCAGGGCTCGCCAACCATCGACGCCGGCAACAACAGCTCGCCCCTTCTACCCTCGAAAGACTTCGACAAAAATCCTCGTCTCGCGGATTCCACAGGAAAGGGCTATCCCATCGTCGACATGGGAGCATACGAATTCGCAGGCCAGCAGAACGCGAACCCAACGCTTCTCACGCTCACACCATCCACCTATGAAACCTACGGTGGTGGTTCTCTTACGCTCACCGCAAAGCTCACCTCTGCCAATGGAACACCCACCGGTCCAGTCACTTTCTTTGAAGATGACACACGGATTGGCGCTGGCCTCATCGACACAACTGGAACAGTCACCTTTGCTGTGCAAGGACTCGTACCAGGTGCCCATGCCTTTCTTGCAACCTACGCAGGGGAGAGCAGCTTTACCGCCGCAGTCTCGGTCAAGTTCTACGTCCTGATCGACAAGTACATTCCAACACTCAAACTCACTTCATCCGCCAATCCAGCCCTGCTCAACCAGCCCGTTACTCTCACCATCACGGCGACATCGCCCGACAATATTGTCCTGTCCCCGATCACTCTGACGGACGGCCAGACAACACTGACGACACTGACGCCCAACAGCAATGGAGTCGCAACGTTCACGACGAGCGCCTTCACGCTTGGAACCCACTACCTCAACGCCAGCTATGCCGGAGACACAGCGCACGCCGCCGCGAATGCTTTTCTCAATCAGGTGATCGCCAACGGCTACACCACTCCCAGCACCCTCACCTCTTCGCTGAATCCCGCCACCATCGGCCAGTCCGTCACCTTCACCGACACCGTCACCTTCAACGGCAGCGCGACAACCTCCGCTCCCGGAACCATCACCTTCTACGACAACAACGGCACAACCCTGCTCGGATCGCAGGCCATCACCGCACAACCCAATTCCACTGCGACTGCGACCTTTACGACCAGCACCCTGGCGATCGGTACACACAACATCAGCGCGGTGCTCAGCAGCGCCAACGCCTACGCATCGACGGCCACGCTCAACCAGGTCATCCTCGGGGTACCCACCACCACAGCGCTCGCCGCCTCACCCAACCCAACAGACGCACTGCAACCCGTTACCCTGAACGCCACCGTCTCCTCCGCCGTCACCACACCTGCGTTTACCGGCAGCGTCACTTTTTATGACGGCAGCACCGCTCTCTCTTCCGCTCCGGTCGACAGCGCAGGCCACGCCACCTACACCACGTCCTCGCTTGCCGGAGGCAACCACCTTCTCCATGCCGTCTACAACGGCGACACCACATTCGCCTCCAGCACCTCGTTCAACGTCTCCGAAACCATCCGCTTTCTCCCCTCCACGACAGCTCTCACGATCTCCCCCACTCCATCAGTCGCGTTCCAGATCTTCACCATGACGGCGCAGGTCTCGCCGCTTTCGAGCAGCCCCTCCAACGCTCCGGGGTGCAACTGCACCGTTACATTTACCGCGAACGCCCTTCCGGCAAACCTTCCTTCCGTCGTTACCGTGCCTGTCAACAATGGCCTCGCGACCTACCCGTTTGTCTTGCCGGTAGGGACGTACACCTTCACCGCCTCATTCAACGGCAGCACAGTATTTGCGCCCAGCAATTCGGCACCAGTCCAGCAGATTGTCGTTCCAGCCGCCACCACGACCAGCCTCACAGCGTCGCCGAATCCAGTGGTCCAAAACAAGACCCTCACTCTGACAGCCGTCATCGCCGCACCGGCCAGCGCTGACCTCATCGGCAACATCATAAACTTCTACGATGGCACGGCTTTGCTTAGCACTGCGCCTCTAAACACAAAGCCCTTGAGTAACACCGCTACGGTCACCGCCAGCACGAATACGCTCACCGCCGGCACCCATATCATCACTGCAGCCTTTGCAGGAAACTCCAACTTCCTGCCCTCTGTCTCAGCCCCGGTCACCGTCACCGTCACCCCGCAGGACTTCGCCCTCGCCGTCTCCAACCCCACCATGACCATCCAGACGGAGCACCATCTCGCCACGCGCGTCACGCTCACCAGCATCGGAGCCTTCGCCGACAAAATCTCCCTCGCCTGCGCCAACCTCCCACCGCACGCCTCCTGCACCTTCGACCCAGCCAGCCTGCAGCTTCTGCCCAACGGCACAGCCACCGCGAACCTCATCGTCGATACCGACGACGTCCACGGCTTCCGCTCCAGCCTATCTCCGCAACCACGCCCAGGAGCTCACCCGCTCAACCCCATTGCCTTCGGCTTCCTGCTGCCCACAGGATTCCTCGCCCTGCCCCTCCTCTCCCGACGCCGCCGACCCCTCCCACACCTTCTCCTGCTGATCGGAGCCATCGTCGCAGCCACCTTATCCCTCACCGGCTGCGACGGACTCTACCCTGCCTCCACCGCTCCCGGCATCTACACCATCCAGGTCACCGCCGCCGGAGCCACTTCAGGACTCAGCCACTCCACGTCAATCCAGATAACCGTCACCAAGTAA
- a CDS encoding carboxypeptidase regulatory-like domain-containing protein, whose protein sequence is MKKIFGLLLVLLSVSGLTLAQTNISGDVAGTVTDATGAVVSGATVTVTSIEKGSVNTVTTNAGGQYRVSLLSPGKYTVDVTAPNFTKVQQKITVSAGTVSAVDVKLTLGSQTTTVEVTADAQLLHTEDAQLTTNFSYEQVQSLPNPGNDLTFVAQTAPGSTMNTQGGYGNFSSFGLPATSNTFTVNGGYENDPFLNTNNSGATNLLLGNNNIETVTVVSPAFDASFGGLAGAQVAEISRSGSNAVHGNLMYQWNGSVMNANDWFNNNTGTKKPRSNANAWAAAIGGPIKRDKAFWFIDTEGLRVIIPVRATIVAPSAAWQNFILSATPQTDTCLDPVNDIGNATMPCFGQYGNLAANGNLSQASLYKTIFGYYNNAPGASNSVALKDPRFVQFNGQSTNFAQEWILAARVDLNLTSKDKLFVHYKQDKGVQPTNTNLLSPLFNANSPQPSYEGQANWTRSISPTISNQFVLVGSYYRAIFTNTNQTQASASVPFVLAPAGTGWGANTLGTTNVGGLNYDWPQGRNVTGYQVIDNLSITKGKHAISLGYSLRRDLVTDYTPSIRQVGESFIYDNGDFAAGYTDLWSQRFPQRKTQPLAVYAMGAYLQDQWKPLSNLTLTAGIRLEHNSNPICHTNCFSTLSSAFSALPTSTSTPYNQLFASGRYRAFLKQQNVGVNPRFGFAYLPNPKTTIRGGFGMFTEAFPAQIASDIDTNAPSVARFTIYGAAYGNPYTLSPSDPASAGVAAATSAKAFQSAYASGGSYKTILAATGGTFTRPAFQSTQPKVYLPTVEEWSLAVERQIDSKTVVSATYVGNHGYHGAVLNGGLNAFAAGFSGLPSARPNGSLGTVTYYTSNNQSNYNGVVLSANRRSGWLTVGLNYQYSHAFDLVSNGGFDAFGVNPVGQQDPYNVSRNYGSADYNVKHYISGQYIVDIPATRGPKILVGGWQVAGTVFHNSGLPFSVTDGNTVPSGYNGTLFANQLDNNFSHVCGGASHAGVNGTPCAFGATDSTGQNLIHFASASGFGQQRRNTFVGPAYTDTDMTITKSFNVPFREAKLKVGAQFFNLFNHPNFALPTFDAAAGAGTTGLIQSTVSTPTSILGSFLGGDASPRLIQLVGKFNF, encoded by the coding sequence ATGAAAAAGATATTTGGATTGCTATTGGTGCTGCTGTCAGTCTCAGGGCTTACTCTGGCACAGACGAACATCTCTGGAGATGTTGCGGGAACGGTCACGGACGCAACGGGTGCTGTGGTTTCAGGAGCAACAGTTACAGTAACCAGTATTGAAAAGGGATCCGTCAATACGGTGACCACGAATGCGGGTGGCCAGTATCGTGTGTCACTGCTTTCGCCAGGCAAATATACAGTTGACGTGACAGCGCCAAACTTTACCAAGGTGCAGCAGAAGATAACGGTTTCGGCAGGCACGGTCTCGGCGGTTGACGTCAAGCTTACCCTGGGCAGCCAGACCACGACTGTCGAAGTGACTGCAGATGCGCAGTTGTTGCATACGGAAGATGCGCAGCTGACGACGAACTTTTCGTACGAGCAGGTGCAGAGCCTTCCTAATCCAGGCAACGATTTAACCTTTGTGGCTCAGACGGCCCCCGGTTCGACGATGAACACACAGGGCGGCTACGGCAATTTTTCGAGCTTTGGTCTTCCTGCGACGTCGAACACCTTTACAGTGAACGGCGGTTATGAGAACGATCCGTTTTTGAATACTAACAACTCTGGCGCGACCAACCTGCTGTTGGGCAACAACAATATTGAAACGGTAACAGTGGTTTCGCCAGCCTTTGACGCAAGCTTCGGTGGCCTTGCTGGTGCTCAGGTAGCCGAGATTTCACGCTCAGGTTCGAATGCGGTTCATGGCAATCTGATGTACCAGTGGAACGGCAGCGTTATGAATGCGAACGACTGGTTCAACAACAACACCGGCACCAAGAAGCCGCGCAGCAATGCCAACGCGTGGGCGGCAGCGATTGGTGGCCCCATCAAGCGTGACAAAGCATTTTGGTTTATCGATACGGAAGGACTACGGGTCATTATCCCAGTTCGCGCAACGATCGTGGCTCCCAGCGCAGCATGGCAAAATTTTATTCTCTCGGCAACGCCTCAGACAGATACTTGCTTGGATCCTGTAAATGACATTGGCAATGCGACGATGCCATGCTTTGGGCAATATGGCAATCTGGCTGCAAACGGTAATCTCAGCCAAGCTTCGTTGTATAAGACGATCTTCGGCTACTACAACAATGCGCCTGGCGCATCGAACTCCGTCGCTCTCAAGGATCCTCGTTTTGTGCAGTTCAATGGACAGAGTACGAATTTCGCGCAGGAGTGGATTCTTGCTGCACGTGTAGATCTGAATCTCACGAGCAAGGACAAACTTTTCGTCCATTACAAGCAGGACAAGGGTGTTCAGCCTACGAACACGAACCTGCTTAGCCCGCTCTTCAACGCCAACAGCCCACAGCCTTCCTATGAAGGACAAGCTAACTGGACACGCAGCATCTCGCCGACTATCAGTAATCAGTTCGTTCTGGTGGGTAGCTACTATCGTGCGATCTTTACGAATACCAATCAGACCCAGGCGTCAGCCAGTGTCCCGTTTGTTCTGGCGCCCGCAGGCACGGGTTGGGGCGCCAATACGTTGGGTACTACCAACGTTGGAGGCTTAAACTATGACTGGCCGCAGGGTCGTAATGTCACGGGTTATCAGGTTATTGATAATCTCTCCATAACGAAGGGCAAGCATGCGATCTCTCTGGGATACTCTCTGCGCCGCGATCTGGTGACGGACTATACACCCTCGATTCGTCAGGTAGGTGAGTCGTTTATCTATGACAACGGCGATTTTGCTGCAGGTTACACCGATCTTTGGTCGCAGCGTTTCCCGCAGCGGAAGACGCAACCATTGGCTGTATACGCGATGGGCGCTTATCTGCAGGACCAGTGGAAGCCTCTGAGTAACCTAACACTTACGGCAGGTATTCGTCTGGAGCACAACTCCAATCCGATCTGCCATACCAACTGCTTCTCGACACTGTCGTCGGCGTTCTCGGCGCTGCCGACCTCGACTTCAACACCGTATAACCAACTCTTTGCGAGTGGACGTTATCGCGCTTTCTTAAAACAGCAGAACGTTGGTGTCAATCCTCGCTTTGGTTTTGCGTATCTGCCTAACCCGAAGACGACGATCCGTGGCGGCTTCGGTATGTTCACGGAGGCCTTCCCAGCCCAGATCGCCAGCGATATCGATACGAACGCTCCCAGTGTGGCGCGGTTCACGATCTATGGTGCGGCATATGGCAATCCATACACCCTAAGTCCTTCGGATCCTGCGAGTGCTGGAGTTGCAGCTGCGACGTCAGCCAAAGCTTTCCAGTCGGCGTATGCATCAGGTGGAAGCTATAAGACGATCCTTGCGGCGACTGGTGGCACCTTCACACGTCCTGCTTTCCAGTCCACGCAGCCAAAGGTCTACCTGCCCACGGTTGAGGAGTGGAGTCTAGCAGTGGAGCGCCAGATCGATTCGAAGACGGTAGTTTCAGCTACCTATGTTGGCAACCATGGCTACCATGGAGCAGTCCTAAACGGTGGTTTGAATGCGTTTGCTGCAGGCTTTTCAGGATTGCCGAGCGCGCGTCCGAATGGGTCGCTAGGAACAGTGACGTACTACACCAGCAACAACCAGTCGAACTATAACGGTGTCGTGCTGTCAGCAAATCGTCGCTCCGGTTGGTTGACAGTGGGGCTCAATTATCAATACAGTCACGCATTTGACTTGGTCTCCAACGGTGGTTTCGATGCGTTCGGAGTAAACCCCGTCGGTCAACAGGACCCCTACAATGTAAGTCGCAATTATGGCAGTGCGGATTACAACGTCAAGCACTACATTTCGGGCCAGTACATCGTGGATATTCCTGCGACACGCGGGCCGAAGATTCTGGTTGGTGGCTGGCAGGTTGCCGGGACGGTTTTCCATAATAGCGGACTTCCGTTCTCAGTAACCGATGGCAACACAGTTCCTAGCGGTTACAATGGAACGTTGTTTGCCAATCAGTTGGACAACAACTTTTCGCATGTCTGTGGTGGAGCATCCCACGCAGGTGTGAACGGAACTCCATGCGCCTTTGGTGCGACCGACTCAACAGGGCAGAACCTGATCCACTTTGCTTCTGCAAGCGGGTTTGGCCAGCAACGTCGGAATACGTTCGTCGGACCGGCTTACACGGATACCGACATGACCATCACTAAGAGCTTCAATGTGCCTTTCCGCGAGGCGAAGCTCAAGGTGGGAGCGCAGTTTTTCAACCTCTTCAACCACCCGAACTTTGCGCTTCCGACATTTGACGCTGCAGCAGGCGCAGGCACGACGGGTCTGATTCAGAGCACAGTGAGTACACCGACCTCGATCCTTGGATCGTTCCTTGGTGGCGATGCTTCACCGCGTCTGATTCAGCTGGTTGGAAAATTCAACTTCTAA